In Rhineura floridana isolate rRhiFlo1 chromosome 22, rRhiFlo1.hap2, whole genome shotgun sequence, a single genomic region encodes these proteins:
- the LOC133374713 gene encoding uncharacterized protein LOC133374713 isoform X2 translates to MAVFPLPLAEVPFHFPPLYNIVQLGQWRLRSLFVTEVQASWELYGQPPSCYRLVKGEEWKVASSVGVMLAQLLRRGLRPASLAARPARGIASSPPKDPLGPMAGSWRTWNTTRAENKKEGVDQNQP, encoded by the exons ATGGCGGTTTTCCCGCTTCCCTTAGCGGAAGTGCCATTCCATTTTCCTCCTCTCTATAATATCGTCCAGTTGGGCCAATGGCGGCTGCGGAGCTTATTTGTAACGGAAGTCCAAGCTTCTTGGGAACTCTATGGTCAGCCGCCATCTTGTTACCGCTTGGTCAAAGGAGAGGAGTGGAAGGTTGCATCCTCCGTTGGTGTCATGTTGGCGCAGTTGCTGAGGAGAGGGTTGAGGCCGGCCAGTCTGGCTGCCCGCCCCGCCAGGGGCATTGCTTCCAGCCCCCCCAAAGATCCTTTGGGGCCGATG GCTGGATCCTGGCGAACCTGGAACACTACAAGAGCAGAGAATAAGAAGGAAGGAGTGGACCAAAATCAGCCTTGA
- the LOC133374713 gene encoding uncharacterized protein LOC133374713 isoform X3: MAAAELICNGSPSFLGTLWSAAILLPLGQRRGVEGCILRWCHVGAVAEERVEAGQSGCPPRQGHCFQPPQRSFGADGIRAEYSCFLTSLEQEAAIGMTTFFVVFLVPSGWILANLEHYKSRE, translated from the exons ATGGCGGCTGCGGAGCTTATTTGTAACGGAAGTCCAAGCTTCTTGGGAACTCTATGGTCAGCCGCCATCTTGTTACCGCTTGGTCAAAGGAGAGGAGTGGAAGGTTGCATCCTCCGTTGGTGTCATGTTGGCGCAGTTGCTGAGGAGAGGGTTGAGGCCGGCCAGTCTGGCTGCCCGCCCCGCCAGGGGCATTGCTTCCAGCCCCCCCAAAGATCCTTTGGGGCCGATG GTATCCGGGCTGAGTATTCCTGCTTTTTGACTTCTCTTGAACAGGAGGCAGCCATTGGCATGACCACCTTCTTCGTTGTATTCTTGGTCCCATCAGGCTGGATCCTGGCGAACCTGGAACACTACAAGAGCAGAGAATAA
- the LOC133374713 gene encoding uncharacterized protein LOC133374713 isoform X1, whose protein sequence is MAVFPLPLAEVPFHFPPLYNIVQLGQWRLRSLFVTEVQASWELYGQPPSCYRLVKGEEWKVASSVGVMLAQLLRRGLRPASLAARPARGIASSPPKDPLGPMEAAIGMTTFFVVFLVPSGWILANLEHYKSRE, encoded by the exons ATGGCGGTTTTCCCGCTTCCCTTAGCGGAAGTGCCATTCCATTTTCCTCCTCTCTATAATATCGTCCAGTTGGGCCAATGGCGGCTGCGGAGCTTATTTGTAACGGAAGTCCAAGCTTCTTGGGAACTCTATGGTCAGCCGCCATCTTGTTACCGCTTGGTCAAAGGAGAGGAGTGGAAGGTTGCATCCTCCGTTGGTGTCATGTTGGCGCAGTTGCTGAGGAGAGGGTTGAGGCCGGCCAGTCTGGCTGCCCGCCCCGCCAGGGGCATTGCTTCCAGCCCCCCCAAAGATCCTTTGGGGCCGATG GAGGCAGCCATTGGCATGACCACCTTCTTCGTTGTATTCTTGGTCCCATCAGGCTGGATCCTGGCGAACCTGGAACACTACAAGAGCAGAGAATAA